The Streptomyces sp. JB150 genomic interval TCGAACGCCGCCCGCAGTTCCGGTTCGCCGACCGCGCGGACGCCGTGGACGGCGACCGCGGTGAGGTACGCGCGGTCGTCGGTGTGGTCGCCGCGGTGCCGGGGCAGCGCGGCCAGCAGCCGCTGCCCGGCCGGGGAGGCCCACCGCGAGCACGGGTGCGCCTCGATGCGCGCGAGGGCCAGGCAGCCCAGGGAGAGGACGAGGGGCAGCGCGAACCAGCAGGCGATCAGGTACCGCTCCAGCCCCGGTTCGCCGGGCAGCAGCAGCGCGGTGACGCCCAGCACGACCACGGCTGTGGCCGCGGCGCGCACCTGCCGCACACCGGCCGCGACCGTCGTCCGGGCCCCGGCCGGCACGGCCAGACCCGCGCGGACCAGCCGGTCGGCGAGCCCGCGCACCGCGTCGGTGGTCGCGGCGGCGGCCCGGACCGGAGCTATGGGGGACTGCCCCCGCGGGCCGATCGCTCCTATCACCGAGCGCTCTATGTCGTCCCGCCCGTGCGGGTCGACGACGGTCGCCCAGCCGGTGTGCGCGAGCAGCAGGCGGCGCTGACGGGCCATCGAGAGCAGCGCGAGATCGGCGACCCGCACGGGGCCGCCGGACAGGAACGCGGCCTCGTAGAGCGTCAGTTCGTGTGCCGGGTCCGTGTCCGCCCCGGCCGTGCGTACGGCGGCGAGGCACAGGGAGGCGCACGCCGCCCCGGCGGCGGACCAGGCGAGGAGCAGGAGCGGGACCCAGAACATGCCGTGTTTCTATGCCGTCGGTCCGCGGAATGCCATGCCCCGTTCAAAATCCGGACGGGACGTTGCCGGTATGTGACGTTCTGTTCCGTGGCCGTCGGGCGTGGTCAGACCGGGCGGGGACGGCCGGGTCAGCGTCGCAGCAGGACCCGTCGGGCGCCGCGGGCGAGCCGTACGGCCGGACGCGCCGAGTACGGCACCGGGCCGGACCGCTCCCGCCACCACGCCCGCACCTCGCGCCGCACCCGCGTCTCCAGGCGGCCGGAGCGCAGCAGGTGCTCGGCGAAGTCCAGGGCGTCGCGCCGGTAGCCGCCGGTCATCGGACGGCCGTGCGCGTAGGCGAGGAACTCCGTGCGGTACGCGTCCCCCAGCAGCGCGGGCAGTTCCGGCGCCACCTTCGCCACGACACCGGCCCGCTTCCCGGCGAGCGCCCGCGCCTGCACGCGGAGGCGGGCCCGGTCGAACCCCTCCGGCACGGGCGTCCCGGCGACGAGCGCGGAGAGCAGGGCGGTCTGGGCGAGGGCGAGCCGTTCCCGGGCAGGAGCTGTAGCAGAGGCTCCCGGGGCGTCGGCGGGGGCCTCCGGAGCGGCGGAGGCGGTCGGGGCGGCGGCGGAGGCTGCCGGTGTGGGAGCCGCGGCCTTCTGGGCGTCGGCGGAGGCGGTCAGGGCACCCGCCGCCCGCGCCCTCGCGCGGCCCTCCGCCAGGGCCGCGCGGATCGTCCGCAGCTCGCCCCTCAGCTCCTCCGGCTCCGGGAAGTTCTCGTCCCGCTCCAGCAGCACTCCGGGCGGTGACACCCGGGAGGCGAGGTCGGTGAGGATGTCGAGGACCGGACGCGGGACGGGGTGGGCGTGGCTGTCGTGCCACACCCCGTCGCGCTCGAAGCCGCCCGCGACATGGACGTACGCGAGGGCTTCCAGGGGCAGTTCGGCGAGCGCCTTGGCGGGGTCCTCGCCGCGGTTGACGTGGTTGGTGTGCAGATTCGCCACGTCGATCAGCAGCCGTACGCCCGTGCGGTCCGCGAGGTCGTACAGGAACTGGCCCTCCGTCATCTCCTCGCCCGGCCAGGAGATCAGCGCGGCGATGTTCTCCACCGCGAGCGGCACGGGCAGCGCGTCCTGGGCGATCCGTACGTTCTCGCACAGCACGTCCAGCGCGTCGCGGGTGCGCGGCACCGGCAGCAGATGTCCCGCCTCC includes:
- a CDS encoding DUF692 domain-containing protein, with product MRRLGTGIGWRPEIADAVEAMPGVDWVEVVAENVCPGHLPDSLRRLRERGVTVVPHGVSLGLGGADRPDAGRLTALAERAEALGSPLVTEHIAFVRAGGPLTASPRLEAGHLLPVPRTRDALDVLCENVRIAQDALPVPLAVENIAALISWPGEEMTEGQFLYDLADRTGVRLLIDVANLHTNHVNRGEDPAKALAELPLEALAYVHVAGGFERDGVWHDSHAHPVPRPVLDILTDLASRVSPPGVLLERDENFPEPEELRGELRTIRAALAEGRARARAAGALTASADAQKAAAPTPAASAAAPTASAAPEAPADAPGASATAPARERLALAQTALLSALVAGTPVPEGFDRARLRVQARALAGKRAGVVAKVAPELPALLGDAYRTEFLAYAHGRPMTGGYRRDALDFAEHLLRSGRLETRVRREVRAWWRERSGPVPYSARPAVRLARGARRVLLRR
- a CDS encoding TIGR04222 domain-containing membrane protein, yielding MFWVPLLLLAWSAAGAACASLCLAAVRTAGADTDPAHELTLYEAAFLSGGPVRVADLALLSMARQRRLLLAHTGWATVVDPHGRDDIERSVIGAIGPRGQSPIAPVRAAAATTDAVRGLADRLVRAGLAVPAGARTTVAAGVRQVRAAATAVVVLGVTALLLPGEPGLERYLIACWFALPLVLSLGCLALARIEAHPCSRWASPAGQRLLAALPRHRGDHTDDRAYLTAVAVHGVRAVGEPELRAAFDRRH